Below is a window of Agathobacter rectalis ATCC 33656 DNA.
AAAATGGATAGTATATGTGACGGATGAACGTGCTAGTAAAATTACTAACTCAGTTGATAAGTATAATACGGAAACGGAAGCAATAGAGGATTTTATAGAAAGGTTGCGGGCAGATAAAGTACTATGCGAGTTGTAAAAGAAATAGTATTTACATAATTGAAAAATGTTGTTACACGCAATGTGCTTTTAACATTACCAACCTAAAAATTGACGTAATAATGTAAAGAGGAGCATCGTAATGGAAGATAGTGAAAAGGTTATTGTAAATTTTGTGAATGAAAATAATGGAAAAAGACATGAATTGGAAATCCCCTTGAATATAACAGCAAAAGCTCTGGTGACTGCATTAAACAAAGCATATAATCTGCAAATTGATGAAGCCAATGAGAATGAATGTTATATGGCCTGTGAGCAGCCAATTGCATTTTTGAAAGGAAACAGGATGCTTGAGGATTTTGGTGTTAGGAATGGTTCGACAATTATATTTGGGAGAAAATGAAAATGGAAAATTATGGATGGTCAATAGAATTAAATCCGGGATATGTCCTGATAATAGGGAATGCACCTGATGCACATATACAGCTTGACAGTGCATATGGTAGAGCTGTGAGAGTAGGATTGCAGGTGAAAGATGATATATCATGTGCTATGTTATCGGAATATAGTTCGTCATACAACACATTAGTAAATGGAAAAAGTATTCAAAGGATTGCAACAGTAAAAAATCATGATTTCATATCAATAGGAGATTTTACTGCATATTACAATAATGGAAAAATTTTCTTTGATTATGGAGCTATCAGAACAAATGGAGTTGAGGTCAGACCGGAGAGCTTGGATATACATACAACATATCCTGTCTTTATTCGTAATACGCGAATACAGGCAAAAAGAGATAAAACTCCAATAGAAATATTGGATCCGGGTACTATTCCCACAAAACCGGAACTCAATCTGGTTACTTCATTGATGCCTTCGATTATTATGTTTGCTCTGGTAGTGCTGCTTAGAGGAGTGATGAGCAAGTCAAATGGAGCTTTTGTTGCATTTAGTATATGTTCCATGGGTGTTGGAGTCTTTACATCCATATTTGGTATTATAAATAAACAAAAGAAGTATAAGAAAGACCTTGTAAAACGAAGAGACACATATCTTGAATACATAGCAAAAAAACGTAATGAGATAGAAGCTGCAAGAAGAGAGGAGTTAGATTGTCTAAACGCTCAGTATTATAGCATAGAGCAGGATATTGAACATATAGAGAATTTTGACCCGGTATTATTTGATCGTATATCTACAGATGAAGATTTCCTTGAGGTGTATCTGGGGAGGGGAAACGTTGAGTCATTGCGGCAGGTAGACTATAAAAAACAAGAGAAACTTGAGGTTGGAGATGATCTTAGCAGTCTGCCTGAGCATGTGGCAGGAGAATATATGGATATTGAAAAGGCGCCGGTTGTGATGAGTCTGAAGGATGCTAATGCGGTGGGGGTTGTCGGAGATGCGGATTCGTTGTATTCGATGATGAAGAATATGATTATGGATATTATCAGCAGACAGTATTATGGTGATATCTGTATATATGCATTACTTGATGATAATATCGGAAAGTATAATTGGCTTAGGGGAATAAAAGCTTTGAATAGCTCGAATGGCAATAGAAATATAGTTTGCGATCAGGAAAGCAAAAACAGAGTATTTGAAAATTTGTATAAAGAGCTTTCTATACGAAAAGATGAAAAAGTACATGGCAGATTTAATATAATAATTGTAATGCAGGACTATGGCATAAAGAGTCATCCTATTTCAAAATTTATAGAGCATGCATCAGAGCTCGATACTGTTTTTATATTTTTTGAATCAAAGCTGTCTTTGCTGCCATTATATTGCAGCCGAATAATTGATATATTCGACAATGAGAGTGCCATGATATATGATTCGGTCAATAAGACGCAAAAGAAATATTTTGAGTATGAGAATATACCTGATTGGCGTGTACAGAAGGCGGTCAGCATTTTGGAACCTGTGGAGTGTGAAGAAATAAGCCTGGCAGGCTCTTTGCGTAAGAACATATCTTTGTTTGAGCTGCTTGGAATCAACTCGGTGCAGGCATTGAATTTGAAGGAGAGATGGAATTCATCAAAAATATATGAAACAATGGCAGTTCCGTTGGGAGTAAATGTGAAGGATGAGATTGTTTATCTAAATCTGCATGAGAAATTTCACGGCCCGCATGGACTTGTGGCAGGAACAACAGGCTCAGGAAAAAGTGAGATTTTGCAGACGTTTATACTTGGGGCAGCAACGTTATTTCATCCGTATGAAATAGGTTTTGTGATAATTGATTTTAAGGGTGGAGGAATGGTTAATCAGTTTAGAAAGCTGCCTCATTTGATTGGTGCCATAACAAACATTGATGGAAAGGCAATAGACAGATCACTCAGGTCAATAAAGGCTGAACTGCTGAAAAGACAGAATCTGTTTGCACAGCTCAATGTTAATCATATAGATAAATATATAAAGGCATATAAAGAGGGACAAGCAAAAGTGGCATTACCACACCTTGTCATTATTGTAGATGAGTTTGCTGAGTTAAAGGCAGAGCAGCCGGAATTTATGAAGGAGCTGATTAGTGCAGCCAGAATAGGACGAAGTCTGGGAGTTCACCTGATACTGGCAACACAAAAACCGGCAGGACAGGTTAATGACCAGATTTGGAGTAATTCAAAGTTCAAATTGTGTCTTAAAGTACAGACGCAGGAGGATAGTAATGAAGTCTTGAAATCTCCTTTAGCCGCAGAAATAAAAGAACCGGGCCGGGCTTATTTGCAGGTCGGAAATAATGAGATATTTGAATTGTTCCAGTCGGGATATTCCGGCAGCCCCGAGAGCATAAATGGTGAAGATGATACACCGTTTGATATATATGAACTTGATTTTTCGGGAAAAAAGAATTTGGTATATAAGCATAAGCTCGAGAATTCAGAGCAGTCAAGGTCACAATTGGAGGCGGTCGTCGAATATGTAGATAAATACTGTAAAGCCGATGGAGTAAAAAAACTGCCGGATATATGTCTGCCTGCGCTGGAAGAAGTGATAGTATATGATGCCGAACTGGCACATAATGATACCCCTCTTTCCATGACTGCTGTAATAGGAATATACGACGATCCGGACAGGCAGAGACAGGGGCGGACAGTAATAGAGATAGGTAACAAAAATACTATTATCATAGGAGCATCGCAGTTTGGCAAGACCAATCTTCTCGAATTGATAGTGAGGAATCTGGCAGAAAACTATTCACCGGAAGAGCTTAGCATATATATTATTGATTTTGCATCAATGGTACTTAAAAATTTTGAGAAGCTGGCTCATGTAGGAGGTGTAGTATGCCCATCTGACGATGAAAGGTTGAAGAATCTGTTTAAATATCTGAGTGAACAGATAGAAGAAAGGCGTGAAAGACTGCTTGAAGCGGGAGTAAGCTCATACACATCATATCGCGAGGCGGGATTTACAGATATACCTCAGATAGTGGTACTCATAGACAATTATACTGCATTAAAAGAACTGTATCTGCAGGATAGTGACATACTGCTCAATCTGTGCAGAGAAGGTGGCTCTGTAGGAATAAGTTTCATTATTTCAAATTTACAGACAACAGGACTGGGATATAAGTATCTGGCAAACTTTTCCGGCAGAATAGCTATGTTTTGTAATGAATCAAGTGAGTATATGACTCTTTATGGAAGCTGTAAACTCAGACCGGATGAGACTGCTGGCAGGTGCCTGACAGAAATTGATGGGGAAATATACGAGTGCCAGACATTTTTAGCGTTTGAGGGAACTAAGGAAATTGAACGTGTTAATAATATGCATGCATTTGTAGATCAGATAAATGCTGTATATGGGGATATCACTGCTGACAAGATACCGGAAATTCCTGAATTGCTCACACCGGACTATGTGGATCACACATTCAGAAGAAAAAATGATGAGAATATTATAGGAATTGCATACGACACAGTCGCCCCGGTTTACACAGATCATAATAAATGCAATATCATAACTATCTCCGGAGCTGATAATATGGGCAGAACAAATTTTATAAAATATTTTGCGTTGCAGATGTTAAACAGCGAAATAGATACTCATATATATATAGCTGATGATTTCAGGCGCAAGCTGTCTGATATCGGTCAGGAAAATGTAAGCTATGATCTGGATCCGGATGAATTTATACAGAAAATAATAATGATAGAGGTTCTCTTAGAGGAAAAATATAAGAGACTCATCCATCAGGAAAATCCGGAAAAAGAAAACACCCTGATCATAATAAACAGTCAGGAGGTATATACAGCGATATCAGATAGCAAGGATGCTCTTAATGCTCTTAAAAATATTATGGGCAAATATAAGGTATTAAATGTGTATCTCCTGTTTGGGGCAGTACCAAATGCACAGATAGCATATGGTTCGCCTGATATATATAAAATGATGAAGGAGACTAAAAGCATACTGTTTTTTGATAACCTGGATAATTGCAAGATAGTGGATATACCGCTGGCTATAAAGAGAAAGAATCAAAAGAAAATCGAACCGGGTGATGCATATTATATATTCGAGGATGAGGTCAGTAAGGTAAGGATACCACTGGTCTCAGATTAAATACGGTATATTAGCACCTCATAGTGAAGGGGCAGTAATGATAACGATAATGTTAGAGTTGCAATAGAAATTACGGTGAGAGTTATATAGGTGTAGAACGTATGGAATTATAAAAAACATTAAAGCTAATGTAGAAAAAATGAAGAATATTATTATGATGGAAAATTTCCAAAACAGCCCTGATAGATTTTGTGGGAAATGATAAAACGCTCTATGCCTGCTTTTGAAAAGATATACAAAAAATATAATAAATAATAGTTGATTATAACGAACAAAAAATACGCAAATGCCGAAAATTGTCTAAAATTATACAGTTTTCGGCATTTTCAATGTATACTTTTTACAAAATCCGTGGAAAAGGGCTCCGTGTGACCGTTGTGTGACCAAAGAGGTGTATAATCTTATTCAAGAGGAAAACGTATAAATAAAATATGAGGATAAGAACGCGTGCTTTGAGATAAGGAGTCGGAATATAATAGATTATCACAGAGCATACATAGGGACGAAAATGGAATTAAAGCCAGAAGCATTTAAAGGGATAATGTTCAAGGTAAAGAGAACGGAAAAAATTTAAAAAAAAATTTAAAAAAGTACTTGCATTATTCGTTTGACCATGATATTATAATACACGGTTCGTTGGTCAAGCGGTTAAGACGCCGCCCTCTCACGGCGGAAACACGGGTTCGATTCCCGTACGGACTGCTAAGTATTTAAAGCCGGTACATTCATGGAAGCATGAATGTACCGGCTTTTTCGTTGTATATATTCATATATGAGGCAGAGCTATTTATGAGCAGCTGCAGCTGAGGGACAGGACACAGCTTGCATGCTTTTACTATAAAAGTATGGTATAACATGAAAATATCTCAATAAGGAAATCTGCCCTTGCAATATACCCCACTGGGGTATATAATACTCTTGAAGACAGATACCCATAAGGGGTATAGTTAGACATGTAAAACAAATGCATAATGCGGAACAAAGAACAAATGGAGGTAGCCATGACAGAAAAAGAAACCCAATGCTGTTGCTGCAACCGCAAAAAAGAGCGGTCAGAGAAGGAATATAAGGATCTCATCAACAGACTCAGCCGTATAGAGGGACAGATCCGTGGAATCAAGCGTATGCTGGATGAGGATTGCTACTGCCCTGACATCATCACACAGGTGGCGGCCGCAAATGCTGCGCTCAACAGCTTCAATAAAGTCCTTTTGACCAATCATATAAAGACGTGTGTGGCAGATGACATAAGAGCCGGCAAGGATGAGACAATAGATGAGCTTTTGAACACACTGCAGAAGCTTATGAAGTAGTATTATAAGAAGGCAGGTATAAAAATGAGTACAATAATCACAATATTAATAATAGCAATAATTGCCGCTCTGGTAATTGTGGGCTTAAAGGAGACTATAAAGCATTCAAAGGGCGAGGGCGCCTGCTGTGGCGGTGGAGCCATGAAGGAGGACGAGGAAGCCACAGTACAGCTTACAGGCGAGATAGTCACGAGAGCAGATGTGCACATAGACGGAATGCACTGCATGAACTGCAAGAACTCAGTCACACGCTCACTTCAGAAGATGAGCGGAGTATCGGCAGCTGTGGATTTAAAGCATGGCGTGGCACATGTTGAGGCAACCAGAGAGCTAAGCGATGAGGAAATCACATTTGCCATCGAAAGATTGGATTTCAAGGTGACAGGAATTGAGAGATTTTAGAAAAGGCTTCTGAATAGCTAGATTCGAATAGTAGAAAGAAGGAAATACAGACAGTATGAAGCAATATACAGTTACAGGAATGAGCTGTGCGGCATGCTCTGCCAGAGTGGAAAAGGCTGTCTCTAAGGTTGATGGTGTGACGAGCTGCTCTGTCAGCCTTTTGACCAACTCGATGGGAGTCGAGGGAAGCGCGACAGATGCGCAGATAGTGGAGGCGGTAGAGCAGGCGGGCTATGGAGCGAGTCCCAAAGGCACAGCAACAGAATCAGAAAATGACAAAGCGAATAACAGCTTAGAGCAGCTAAAGGCAGCGCAGGATGCGCTTGTAGACAGGGAGACACCGAAGCTGCGCAACAGGCTTATAGCATCGCTCATATTCTTAGTTGTTCTCATGTATTTTTCCATGGGACATATGATGTGGGGCTGGCCGTTGCCTGAGTTTTTCAATGGAAACCATGTGGCTATGGGGCTTTTGCAACTTCTGCTTACAGTGGCGGTAATGGTCATAAACCAGAAGTTTTTTATCAGTGGCTTTAAGGGCTTGATTCACGGCGCTCCCAACATGGATACGCTTGTTGCGCTTGGATCTGCGGCATCGTTTGGATACAGCGTGTATGCACTTTTTGCCATGACAGCTGCGCAGGTGAATGGCGATATGGATGCGGTCATGTCATATATGCATGAGTTTTATTTTGAATCCGCAGCCATGATTTTGGCACTGATTACTGTCGGGAAAATGCTTGAAGCGCACTCAAAGGGCAAAACAACAGACGCTTTAAAGAGCCTGATGCAGCTAGCCCCAAAGACAGCAACCGTTGTAAGGGATGGCGTGGAGCAGGAAATTTCTGTGGATGCAGTGAAAAAGGGCGATATTTTCGTGGTCAGACCGGGGGAAAATATCCCTGTGGACGGTGAAATAATAGATGGAACAACCGCTGTCAACGAATCGGCACTCACAGGAGAGAGCATCCCTGTGGATAAGCAGCCGAAAGATGCAGTAAGCGCTGCCACAGTGAACCAGTCAGGCTTTATAAAATGCCGTGCAACGAGAGTTGGCGAAGACACCACGCTCTCACAGATTATACAGATGGTTTCTGATGCCGCAGCGACAAAGGCACCTATTGCAAAAATCGCTGACAGGGTATCGGGAGTATTTGTGCCGGCGGTTATTACAATTGCAATCATTACAATAATAGCATGGCTTATAGCCGGTGAGACCGTGGGCTTTGCGCTTGCCAGAGGCATTTCGGTGCTCGTGATAAGCTGTCCGTGTGCACTTGGACTGGCAACTCCTGTTGCGATAATGGTAGGAAATGGCAAGGGCGCAAAGAGCGGTATACTCTTCAAGACAGCGGCAAGCCTTGAGGCAACAGGCCGCACACAGATTGTGGCTCTTGATAAGACAGGCACCATAACAAGCGGTGAGCCGAAGGTGACGGATATCGTGCCGGATGAGACATTTTTTGAGGAAACCGGCAATAATGCCGGAAAGCTTCTTGCAATAGCCGCATCAGTCGAGGCCAAGAGCGAGCATCCGCTTGCAAAAGCCATTATGGAGCGCGCTAAAACGGATGAAATCGCTGTCGCAGAGGTGACGGATTTTAGCGCTGTTGTAGGAAATGGTCTGACTGCAATACTTGCAGGCAAAATGATAAAAGCAGGAAATCTTGCTTTTGTCAGCAAATTTGTAAAAGTGTCAGATGATATGCGCGCGAAAGCTGTCGAATTTTCAAAGGAAGGAAAAACTCCTCTGTTCTTTGCCGCAGATGACAGGCTTTGCGGTATCATAGCCGTTGCAGATACAATAAAGGAGGACAGTCCGGAAGCTGTCAGACAGCTTAAAAATATGGGTATCAGAGTTGTTATGCTCACCGGTGACAACGAGCAGACTGCCAATGCCATTGGAAAGCAGGCGGGAGTGGACGAAGTCATCGCAGGTGTGCTTCCGGATGGTAAGGAGGCTGTCATAAGGAAGCTAAAAAAACAGGGCAGGGTAGCCATGGTTGGTGACGGAATCAATGATGCACCGGCGCTCACACGTGCGGATATGGGAATTGCAATCGGCGCGGGAAGTGATGTGGCAATAGATGCAGCGGATGTTGTCCTGATGAAGAGCCGCCTGATAGATGTACCGGCAGCAGTGCGGTTAAGCCGTGCTACATTGACAAATATACACGAAAATCTGTTCTGGGCATTTTTCTATAATGTAATAGGTATTCCACTTGCGGCCGGTTTGTGGTATCCTTTATTAGGATGGAAGCTCAATCCGATGTTTGGAGCGGCGGCGATGAGTCTGTCGAGCTTCTGCGTTGTTACCAATGCCCTGCGGCTGAATCTGTGCAGGGTGTATGATCCTAAGCATGACAGAAAAGCAACATCAGATAGAAAAAACAAAACAAATAAACCAAATGAAAGTGAGGAAAAATCAATGACAAAGACAATGAATATCGAAGGAATGATGTGCGGCCACTGCGAGGCAAGAGTAAAGAAGGCACTCGAGGCGCTTGATGCAGTTAGTGAGGCAGCAGTAAGCCATGAGAGCGGAACTGCAGTAGTGACATTAAGCTCTGACATTTCCGATGAGAAATTAAAGGAGACTGTAGAGGCTGAGGACTACAAGGTTACATCAATTCAGTAATCAGTCAGACAGTATAACAATATGAAGAAATATATAGCATTGGTATTGGCTGCAGTGCTGGTGCTTGGGATTTTTACAGGATGTGGTAACAAGGGCAACAAGGAGACAGAATCACAGACGGATGAGAAAGTCACTGAGTCGGTGAATTCTGCAGAAAATAATACTGAGGACAGTACGCAAAACAGTACAGAAAATCAGAATGTGGCTGACACAGAGCAGCTCACCACAGAAAACGGACAGGAGAGCTCAGTTCTTGCCTGTCCGTCAGTAAACGGTAAGCTGCATGTGGAGGGCAGCAAGCTCGTTGATCAAAATAACAACGAGGTGCAGCTTCGCGGAGTCAGCACACATGGTCTTGCGTGGTATCCACAGTATGTGACCAATGATTGCTTTGCCACGCTGAAAAGCTTTGGAGCAAACGTGGTGAGGCTCGCCATGTATACCTACGAAAGCGGTGGCTACTGCACAGATGGTGACAGGCAGCAGCTTGAGACACTTGTGCAAAACGGCGTGCAGTACGCACTAAACAATGACATGTATGTCATCATCGACTGGCATGTGCTAAACGAGGGAAATCCAAACCGCTACAGTGATGTGGCAAAGACATTTTTTGCCAAAATGGCACAGCAGTATGCCTCATACAACAACGTGATTTACGAGATTTGCAATGAGCCGTGCAAAGGTGCGACCTGGGGAGATGTGAAGTTTTATGCCAGCGAGGTCATTCCGTCAATCAGAAGCTACGACAAGGATGCAGTCATACTGATAGGCACACCTAACTGGAGCCAGGATGTGGATGAGGCAGTCAAGGACCCTGTCACAGGCTATGATAATATCATGTATACACTGCATTTCTATGCCGCAACCCACAAGGAGGACTTGCAAAACAAGCTAAAATCGGCGGCAGACGCAGGACTGCCGATATTTGTATCAGAGTTTGGCATCTGCAGCGCCGACGGAAACGGTCAGGTGGACATAGATTCCGCAAACAGCTGGATCAGCCTGCTTGACAGCTATGGCATCAGCTATGTGTGCTGGAATCTGTCCAATAAGGACGAAAAATCAGCGCTTCTAACACCTGCCTGCGATAAGACAAGCGGCTTTATCTATGAGGATTTAAGCGATGAGGGCAAGTGGCTGTACGGTGTGCTCACAAGTCATGTGACACAGGAAACATCCGGAACATGAAAATATCCGGAGGGAATCGGCTGTATGACGAGCTGCCGAATTATGTGATATAGGTCTTGAATTGGTGAAAAGCCTCAGCTGCGCGAAAAGCTGCGCACCTGCTAATGCCGGGATAGAAGCCTCCATGCACTCAGCCGGCATGCACATGAGGCAGATGCAGATACTTCTCTCTGGTGGCAAGTCCGCCGCGGATATGACGCTCGGACTTGTTGATATCGAGAATGTGACGCGCTTTTGCGGCAAGCTCCGGGTCTATGCGAAGCAGCCTGTCAGCATCCGTGATATCCTTGTGCACAGTGGATTTGCTGATGCCAAACTGCT
It encodes the following:
- a CDS encoding glycoside hydrolase family 5 protein, giving the protein MKKYIALVLAAVLVLGIFTGCGNKGNKETESQTDEKVTESVNSAENNTEDSTQNSTENQNVADTEQLTTENGQESSVLACPSVNGKLHVEGSKLVDQNNNEVQLRGVSTHGLAWYPQYVTNDCFATLKSFGANVVRLAMYTYESGGYCTDGDRQQLETLVQNGVQYALNNDMYVIIDWHVLNEGNPNRYSDVAKTFFAKMAQQYASYNNVIYEICNEPCKGATWGDVKFYASEVIPSIRSYDKDAVILIGTPNWSQDVDEAVKDPVTGYDNIMYTLHFYAATHKEDLQNKLKSAADAGLPIFVSEFGICSADGNGQVDIDSANSWISLLDSYGISYVCWNLSNKDEKSALLTPACDKTSGFIYEDLSDEGKWLYGVLTSHVTQETSGT
- a CDS encoding heavy metal translocating P-type ATPase — translated: MKQYTVTGMSCAACSARVEKAVSKVDGVTSCSVSLLTNSMGVEGSATDAQIVEAVEQAGYGASPKGTATESENDKANNSLEQLKAAQDALVDRETPKLRNRLIASLIFLVVLMYFSMGHMMWGWPLPEFFNGNHVAMGLLQLLLTVAVMVINQKFFISGFKGLIHGAPNMDTLVALGSAASFGYSVYALFAMTAAQVNGDMDAVMSYMHEFYFESAAMILALITVGKMLEAHSKGKTTDALKSLMQLAPKTATVVRDGVEQEISVDAVKKGDIFVVRPGENIPVDGEIIDGTTAVNESALTGESIPVDKQPKDAVSAATVNQSGFIKCRATRVGEDTTLSQIIQMVSDAAATKAPIAKIADRVSGVFVPAVITIAIITIIAWLIAGETVGFALARGISVLVISCPCALGLATPVAIMVGNGKGAKSGILFKTAASLEATGRTQIVALDKTGTITSGEPKVTDIVPDETFFEETGNNAGKLLAIAASVEAKSEHPLAKAIMERAKTDEIAVAEVTDFSAVVGNGLTAILAGKMIKAGNLAFVSKFVKVSDDMRAKAVEFSKEGKTPLFFAADDRLCGIIAVADTIKEDSPEAVRQLKNMGIRVVMLTGDNEQTANAIGKQAGVDEVIAGVLPDGKEAVIRKLKKQGRVAMVGDGINDAPALTRADMGIAIGAGSDVAIDAADVVLMKSRLIDVPAAVRLSRATLTNIHENLFWAFFYNVIGIPLAAGLWYPLLGWKLNPMFGAAAMSLSSFCVVTNALRLNLCRVYDPKHDRKATSDRKNKTNKPNESEEKSMTKTMNIEGMMCGHCEARVKKALEALDAVSEAAVSHESGTAVVTLSSDISDEKLKETVEAEDYKVTSIQ
- the spoIIID gene encoding sporulation transcriptional regulator SpoIIID, which produces MKSYIETRAVEIANYIVENNATVRQAAKQFGISKSTVHKDITDADRLLRIDPELAAKARHILDINKSERHIRGGLATREKYLHLPHVHAG
- a CDS encoding metal-sensing transcriptional repressor; protein product: MTEKETQCCCCNRKKERSEKEYKDLINRLSRIEGQIRGIKRMLDEDCYCPDIITQVAAANAALNSFNKVLLTNHIKTCVADDIRAGKDETIDELLNTLQKLMK
- a CDS encoding EsaB/YukD family protein; the encoded protein is MEDSEKVIVNFVNENNGKRHELEIPLNITAKALVTALNKAYNLQIDEANENECYMACEQPIAFLKGNRMLEDFGVRNGSTIIFGRK
- the essC gene encoding type VII secretion protein EssC; this translates as MENYGWSIELNPGYVLIIGNAPDAHIQLDSAYGRAVRVGLQVKDDISCAMLSEYSSSYNTLVNGKSIQRIATVKNHDFISIGDFTAYYNNGKIFFDYGAIRTNGVEVRPESLDIHTTYPVFIRNTRIQAKRDKTPIEILDPGTIPTKPELNLVTSLMPSIIMFALVVLLRGVMSKSNGAFVAFSICSMGVGVFTSIFGIINKQKKYKKDLVKRRDTYLEYIAKKRNEIEAARREELDCLNAQYYSIEQDIEHIENFDPVLFDRISTDEDFLEVYLGRGNVESLRQVDYKKQEKLEVGDDLSSLPEHVAGEYMDIEKAPVVMSLKDANAVGVVGDADSLYSMMKNMIMDIISRQYYGDICIYALLDDNIGKYNWLRGIKALNSSNGNRNIVCDQESKNRVFENLYKELSIRKDEKVHGRFNIIIVMQDYGIKSHPISKFIEHASELDTVFIFFESKLSLLPLYCSRIIDIFDNESAMIYDSVNKTQKKYFEYENIPDWRVQKAVSILEPVECEEISLAGSLRKNISLFELLGINSVQALNLKERWNSSKIYETMAVPLGVNVKDEIVYLNLHEKFHGPHGLVAGTTGSGKSEILQTFILGAATLFHPYEIGFVIIDFKGGGMVNQFRKLPHLIGAITNIDGKAIDRSLRSIKAELLKRQNLFAQLNVNHIDKYIKAYKEGQAKVALPHLVIIVDEFAELKAEQPEFMKELISAARIGRSLGVHLILATQKPAGQVNDQIWSNSKFKLCLKVQTQEDSNEVLKSPLAAEIKEPGRAYLQVGNNEIFELFQSGYSGSPESINGEDDTPFDIYELDFSGKKNLVYKHKLENSEQSRSQLEAVVEYVDKYCKADGVKKLPDICLPALEEVIVYDAELAHNDTPLSMTAVIGIYDDPDRQRQGRTVIEIGNKNTIIIGASQFGKTNLLELIVRNLAENYSPEELSIYIIDFASMVLKNFEKLAHVGGVVCPSDDERLKNLFKYLSEQIEERRERLLEAGVSSYTSYREAGFTDIPQIVVLIDNYTALKELYLQDSDILLNLCREGGSVGISFIISNLQTTGLGYKYLANFSGRIAMFCNESSEYMTLYGSCKLRPDETAGRCLTEIDGEIYECQTFLAFEGTKEIERVNNMHAFVDQINAVYGDITADKIPEIPELLTPDYVDHTFRRKNDENIIGIAYDTVAPVYTDHNKCNIITISGADNMGRTNFIKYFALQMLNSEIDTHIYIADDFRRKLSDIGQENVSYDLDPDEFIQKIIMIEVLLEEKYKRLIHQENPEKENTLIIINSQEVYTAISDSKDALNALKNIMGKYKVLNVYLLFGAVPNAQIAYGSPDIYKMMKETKSILFFDNLDNCKIVDIPLAIKRKNQKKIEPGDAYYIFEDEVSKVRIPLVSD
- a CDS encoding Imm59 family immunity protein translates to MKIEDARKIIQEESLQGYNLCEERENRENEVVLKKENEKWIVYVTDERASKITNSVDKYNTETEAIEDFIERLRADKVLCEL
- a CDS encoding heavy-metal-associated domain-containing protein codes for the protein MSTIITILIIAIIAALVIVGLKETIKHSKGEGACCGGGAMKEDEEATVQLTGEIVTRADVHIDGMHCMNCKNSVTRSLQKMSGVSAAVDLKHGVAHVEATRELSDEEITFAIERLDFKVTGIERF